In Salvelinus namaycush isolate Seneca chromosome 20, SaNama_1.0, whole genome shotgun sequence, the following proteins share a genomic window:
- the LOC120064921 gene encoding fez family zinc finger protein 2-like, translating into MASSLPFGTVMSCPRHESGRSGASATPKPLAFSIDRIMSKTSEPKGNLDERRVESSGGKKMLGLCSPIPCMIPLQPFSYDLQAKALMNYSEFWKANFRGTLCTSAAMCKANCGMCCKTDSGLKQSLLPGSRVIKPQVIHQTVAMPTNGSFYYFNYLDSAYHQSELLTGHLFSSALANSQAQASLSAHQKLLLLENAKLASASAEKFPTPQYPHKEHLPGQLDQIVKENHNQSSEKNGVKAHSKLNNSSMDGKPKNFTCEVCGKVFNAHYNLTRHMPVHTGARPFVCKVCGKGFRQASTLCRHKIIHTQEKPHKCNQCGKAFNRSSTLNTHIRIHAGYKPFVCEFCGKGFHQKGNYKNHKLTHSGEKQYKCSICNKAFHQVYNLTFHMHTHNDKKPFTCGTCGKGFCRNFDLKKHIRKLHDNNSCRPISAATDSSRGPES; encoded by the exons ATGGCAAGTTCTCTCCCCTTTGGAACGGTGATGTCTTGCCCACGACACGAAAGCGGTAGAAGTGGAGCGTCTGCCACCCCAAAGCCGCTGGCCTTCTCGATTGACCGGATCATGTCCAAGACCTCGGAACCGAAAGGCAATTTGGATGAGCGGCGAGTGGAGTCTTCAGGGGGAAAGAAGATGCTCGGGCTCTGCTCACCTATACCGTGCATGATCCCCCTGCAACCTTTTAGCTACGACTTACAAGCCAAGGCGCTGATGAACTACTCCGAATTTTGGAAAGCTAATTTCAGAGGAACACTATGCACTTCTGCAGCGATGTGCAAAGCCAACTGCGGGATGTGTTGCAAAACGGACTCGGGGTTGAAGCAGTCTTTATTACCGGGGAGCAGGGTGATTAAACCCCAGGTCATCCATCAGACGGTGGCGATGCCCACCAACGGCTCTTTTTACTATTTCAACTACCTGGACTCTGCTTATCACCAGTCTGAGCTGCTAACCGGACACTTGTTCTCCTCGGCCCTGGCCAACTCTCAAGCCCAGGCTTCTCTCAGTGCGCACCAGAAACTGCTATTGCTGGAGAACGCCAAACTCGCCAGCGCTTCCGCCGAGAAGTTTCCGACACCTCAGTACCCACACAAGGAGCATCTTCCTGGCCAGCTCGACCAGATAGTGAAGGAGAACCATAACCAGAGCTCGGAGAAAAATGGAGTGAAAGCGCACAGCAAGCTCAACAACAGCTCCATGGACGGAAAACCCAAAAACTTCACCTGCGAAGTGTGTGGAAAG GTGTTCAATGCTCATTATAATTTGACACGACACATGCCAGTGCACACAGGCGCTAGGCCGTTCGTGTGTAAAGTTTGCGGGAAAGGATTCCGTCAGGCCAGTACATTGTGCAGACACAAAATCAttcacacacag GAAAAGCCTCATAAATGCAACCAGTGTGGGAAGGCGTTCAACAGGAGTTCGACGCTGAACACTCACATACGGATCCATGCCGGGTACAAACCATTCGTCTGCGAATTCTGTGGGAAAGGATTTCATCAGAAAG GAAATTACAAGAACCACAAGCTGACGCACAGCGGAGAGAAACAGTACAAGTGTTCCATCTGCAACAAGGCCTTCCATCAGGTCTACAACCTAACCTtccacatgcacacgcacaacGACAAAAAGCCCTTCACGTGCGGAACCTGCGGGAAAGGCTTCTGCAGAAACTTTGACCTGAAAAAACACATACGGAAGTTACATGACAATAATTCATGTAGGCCTATATCTGCAGCGACCGATTCTTCCAGGGGACCCGAAAGCTGA